A genomic window from bacterium includes:
- the dnaG gene encoding DNA primase: MGRIPEQIIQQVLDAVDIVDLVTEYLTLKRAGAHYKGLCPFHQEKTPSFTVNPSLRLYKCFGCGKGGNVIGFVMEAEGLSFPQAVRRLADRAGIAVPDEDSREPETRTLEERLQTVNQAALDFFRKALQAQVRQPGPLADYLARRALGGEIQERFQLGWSADDWQGLVDYARGLGLGEDLLVQAGVCLRSESGRVYDRYRGRLIFPIRSVVGTVIGFGGRVIGEAKDQPKYINSPETPLYHKGRSLYGLFENKNEIRRERTVLLVEGYMDLIGLWGAGIRHVAATLGTALTPEQALLLKRFADRVIFLYDGDAAGQKAMARGAASLIGAGLDLRVCRLPEGQDPDDVVRNSGADEMRRLLDESADYFRYRIAEFRQRQDQATPAEFRDFVQNLAGAAGLVEDLLHRTQLVQRIAAASGIPVHEVDKLSREQLRRADHAAPATARDDVLPRLDRRALGREERRELSLFEIFLRNAEARDEIAESLDLDELGHPLLREAMRQAMEAHGGEDESVESWAHSCTNTHIRELALAALVEAPRPGDAEEARDLLRHLERARDLKRMREIQGKDEHRQEFAELLRRLAGTD; this comes from the coding sequence ATGGGACGTATACCCGAGCAGATCATCCAGCAGGTGCTGGACGCCGTCGACATCGTCGATCTCGTCACCGAGTACCTGACCCTCAAGCGGGCCGGCGCCCACTACAAGGGCCTGTGTCCCTTCCACCAGGAGAAGACGCCCTCCTTCACGGTCAATCCTTCCCTGCGCCTCTACAAGTGTTTCGGTTGCGGCAAGGGCGGCAACGTCATCGGCTTCGTGATGGAGGCGGAGGGGCTGTCCTTCCCGCAGGCGGTGCGGCGGCTGGCCGACCGGGCCGGCATCGCCGTGCCCGACGAGGACAGCCGCGAGCCGGAGACCCGCACGCTGGAGGAGCGTCTGCAAACAGTCAACCAGGCGGCGCTGGACTTCTTCCGGAAAGCGCTGCAGGCCCAGGTCCGCCAACCCGGCCCCCTGGCCGACTATCTGGCCCGTCGCGCCCTGGGCGGCGAGATCCAGGAGCGCTTCCAGCTGGGCTGGTCCGCCGACGACTGGCAGGGGCTGGTCGACTACGCACGCGGCCTGGGCTTGGGCGAGGACCTGCTGGTGCAGGCCGGCGTTTGCCTGCGCAGCGAGAGCGGCCGCGTCTACGACCGCTACCGCGGGCGCCTCATTTTTCCCATCCGCAGCGTGGTGGGGACGGTGATCGGCTTCGGCGGGCGCGTCATCGGCGAGGCGAAGGACCAGCCCAAGTACATCAACAGCCCGGAGACGCCGCTCTATCACAAGGGGCGCAGCCTCTACGGGCTCTTCGAGAACAAGAACGAGATCCGCCGCGAGCGCACGGTCCTGCTCGTCGAGGGCTACATGGATCTCATCGGGTTGTGGGGCGCCGGCATCCGCCACGTGGCGGCCACCCTGGGCACGGCCCTCACGCCGGAGCAGGCGCTCCTGCTCAAGCGCTTCGCCGACCGTGTCATCTTCCTCTATGACGGCGACGCGGCGGGGCAGAAGGCCATGGCGCGCGGCGCCGCCAGCCTGATCGGGGCCGGCCTGGACTTGCGCGTCTGCCGGCTGCCGGAAGGACAGGACCCCGACGACGTGGTGCGGAACAGCGGGGCGGACGAGATGCGGCGCCTGCTCGACGAGTCGGCGGACTATTTCCGCTACCGCATCGCCGAGTTCCGCCAACGTCAGGACCAGGCCACCCCGGCCGAGTTCCGCGACTTCGTGCAGAACCTGGCCGGCGCCGCGGGCCTGGTCGAGGACCTGCTGCACCGCACGCAGCTGGTGCAGCGCATCGCGGCGGCCAGCGGCATCCCGGTCCACGAGGTGGACAAGCTCTCCCGCGAACAACTGCGCCGTGCCGATCATGCCGCGCCCGCCACCGCGCGGGACGATGTCCTGCCCCGGCTGGACCGTCGCGCCCTGGGCCGGGAGGAGCGGCGCGAGCTCTCCCTCTTCGAGATCTTCCTGCGCAACGCCGAGGCGCGCGACGAGATCGCCGAGAGCCTGGACCTGGACGAGCTGGGCCACCCCCTCCTGCGCGAGGCGATGCGGCAGGCAATGGAGGCTCATGGCGGCGAGGATGAAAGCGTGGAGAGCTGGGCCCACTCCTGCACCAACACCCACATCCGCGAGCTGGCCCTGGCCGCCCTGGTCGAGGCGCCCCGACCGGGCGATGCCGAGGAGGCGCGGGACTTGCTGCGTCATCTGGAGCGGGCCCGCGATCTGAAGCGCATGCGCGAGATCCAGGGCAAGGACGAGCATCGGCAGGAGTTCGCGGAGTTGCTCAGGCGGCTGGCGGGAACCGATTGA
- a CDS encoding Smr/MutS family protein translates to MSRDPSAMAPSGGPSRPSHRREGRHGRGGEDRRRPPCDLLTEATRQVLDLDRLLDWVAERAVSRAAAARLRAAGPIKDEAELRLDLARLGEMMNALERGVAPALGVLETGEAPLDALLESPDWLEGPALRDVAALLEVGGGLAQGSHDAQAPRLGKLMAGLASFEGETTAIRRAIGEDGGLLDSASPELGRLRRLYVAEEGRLRRELEKVETEWRGRGLLGDTGLGWREGRPVLPVNAGALGRVQGLVVDQSQSGRTLFVEPASCLEIRTRLSRAEVEIRREEARILRELSDRLRERLPELAETRRVLRELDHLKARARWGRDLGACVPALADGMDLVIVQGRHPLLARHLEVVPLDLRLGGGGNRILLISGPNAGGKSVAMKTVGLFALMPRLGLPLPCGEGTRIPLFDTVLTDIGDQQSIENDLSTYASHLARMRIILEQAPRRGLFLVDELGSGTDPEEGSAVAMAFLERMLLSPGLTVVSTHLGQLKAFAHDQPGLQNASMSFDERSISPTFRLVQGVPGSSYALEILQRMEMPRVLLDRARHYLGSEQKNLARLIGDLQARAAAAERDRQSAEAARIKLESLVARYEEKLKAAQKEARQLKHEAVAEAARIVKGAGRLVENTVREIRQGGAERVTVQAGRMVIADHLQQLERQERQLAPPAPPARVSGPLKPGDRVRLKDLETPARVVRVEKEGARLQVEAGILKLTVDRDRVLEVLAEERGGKAGGRDAGGRGGVSVTTSDPGLRLDLRGRSADEALADLDAYLDDCLVSGLGFATILHGKGTGVLRQVVQDHLRRTPLVLSFRDGQPEEGGDGVTIIKLDV, encoded by the coding sequence GTGAGCCGCGACCCTTCGGCCATGGCCCCGTCCGGCGGGCCCTCCCGACCATCCCACCGACGGGAGGGGCGGCACGGTCGAGGCGGCGAGGACCGGCGCCGACCGCCCTGCGACCTGCTGACAGAAGCCACCCGCCAGGTGCTGGACCTGGATCGCCTGCTGGACTGGGTGGCCGAACGGGCCGTCAGCCGGGCGGCCGCGGCACGCCTGCGCGCGGCCGGACCGATCAAGGACGAGGCGGAGCTGCGCTTGGATCTGGCCCGCCTGGGCGAAATGATGAATGCCCTCGAGCGCGGAGTCGCGCCGGCGCTGGGCGTCCTGGAAACGGGCGAGGCCCCGCTCGATGCCCTCCTGGAAAGCCCCGACTGGCTGGAGGGTCCTGCCCTGCGGGATGTGGCGGCCCTGCTGGAGGTGGGCGGCGGACTGGCCCAAGGCTCGCACGATGCCCAGGCGCCGCGCCTGGGCAAGCTGATGGCGGGACTGGCCTCGTTCGAAGGGGAGACGACGGCCATTCGTCGCGCCATCGGCGAGGATGGCGGTCTGCTCGACTCGGCCTCGCCGGAACTGGGCCGCCTCCGCCGCCTGTACGTCGCGGAGGAGGGCCGTCTGCGCCGCGAACTGGAGAAGGTGGAGACGGAATGGCGCGGGCGCGGCCTGCTGGGCGACACGGGCCTGGGTTGGCGGGAGGGCCGGCCCGTGCTGCCGGTCAATGCCGGGGCCCTGGGTCGCGTCCAGGGGCTGGTGGTGGACCAGAGCCAGAGCGGGCGTACCCTCTTCGTGGAGCCCGCCTCCTGTCTGGAGATCCGCACCCGCCTCAGCCGGGCCGAGGTGGAGATCCGCCGCGAGGAGGCGCGTATCCTGCGCGAGTTGTCCGACCGCTTGCGGGAACGCCTGCCGGAGCTGGCGGAGACGCGCCGCGTGCTGCGCGAACTGGACCATCTCAAGGCCCGCGCCCGCTGGGGCCGCGATCTGGGGGCCTGCGTCCCCGCCCTGGCCGACGGCATGGATCTGGTCATTGTCCAGGGGCGCCACCCCCTGCTGGCCCGCCATCTCGAGGTGGTGCCCCTTGACCTGCGGCTGGGCGGCGGCGGCAACCGCATCCTGCTCATCTCCGGCCCCAACGCCGGCGGCAAGTCCGTGGCGATGAAGACGGTGGGTCTCTTCGCCCTGATGCCGCGGCTGGGCCTCCCCCTGCCCTGTGGCGAGGGCACGCGCATTCCCCTCTTCGACACGGTGCTGACCGACATCGGGGACCAGCAATCCATCGAGAACGACCTCTCCACATATGCCAGCCACCTGGCCCGCATGCGCATCATCCTCGAGCAGGCCCCGCGCCGCGGACTCTTCCTGGTGGACGAACTGGGCAGCGGCACCGACCCCGAGGAGGGCAGCGCCGTGGCCATGGCCTTCCTGGAGCGCATGCTGCTCAGCCCCGGCCTGACCGTGGTCAGCACCCACCTGGGCCAGCTCAAGGCCTTCGCCCATGACCAGCCGGGCCTGCAGAACGCCTCCATGAGCTTCGACGAGCGCAGCATCTCCCCCACTTTCCGCCTGGTGCAGGGCGTGCCCGGCTCCAGCTACGCCCTGGAGATCCTGCAGCGGATGGAGATGCCGCGCGTGCTGCTCGACCGCGCCCGCCACTACCTGGGCAGCGAGCAGAAGAACCTGGCGCGGCTGATCGGCGACCTGCAGGCGCGGGCCGCGGCGGCGGAGCGGGACCGCCAGTCCGCCGAGGCGGCGCGCATCAAGCTGGAGAGCCTGGTCGCCCGCTACGAGGAGAAGCTCAAGGCGGCCCAGAAGGAGGCCCGCCAGCTGAAGCACGAGGCGGTGGCCGAGGCGGCCCGCATCGTCAAGGGCGCGGGTCGCCTGGTGGAGAACACTGTGCGCGAGATCCGCCAGGGCGGCGCCGAGCGGGTGACGGTCCAGGCGGGACGGATGGTGATCGCCGACCACCTCCAGCAGCTTGAGCGGCAGGAGCGGCAACTGGCCCCGCCCGCGCCGCCGGCACGGGTCAGCGGCCCCCTCAAACCGGGGGATCGTGTCCGTCTCAAGGATCTGGAGACACCCGCCCGCGTCGTGCGGGTCGAGAAGGAGGGGGCGCGCCTGCAGGTGGAGGCCGGCATCCTCAAGCTGACGGTTGATCGCGACCGCGTGCTGGAGGTGCTGGCCGAGGAGCGCGGCGGGAAAGCGGGCGGCCGCGACGCCGGGGGGCGGGGCGGCGTCAGCGTGACGACGAGCGATCCCGGCCTGCGCCTCGACCTGCGTGGCCGCAGCGCCGACGAGGCCCTCGCCGACCTGGACGCCTACCTGGACGACTGCCTCGTGAGCGGACTGGGCTTCGCCACCATCCTGCACGGCAAGGGGACGGGCGTCCTGCGCCAGGTGGTGCAGGACCACCTGCGGCGGACGCCCCTCGTGCTCAGCTTCCGCGACGGGCAGCCCGAGGAGGGCGGCGACGGGGTGACGATCATCAAGCTGGATGTGTGA
- a CDS encoding S8 family serine peptidase — protein sequence MNKLLMTSLLALGLMATSALALRDLSLTQQGELPRDQFVDLINPDHYRLDLLVVQFVEDTRIRLRDEQLVSLEGRNLSAVDAFLKAHPEITVERLFQSMGEEELDAYVALGEQRSGIDVADLNNFYLFRVDGRNSDAKGLLLDLLKVELVQTCYYEPIGQPAVCGSDPAPVTPNWTASQDYREEAPAGVDIQYAWAFDPTYGNGVSSYWFQDLEWGWCEDHEDFASTFLIRNPPDSGTADFYNHGTAVMGIVGACDDGKGMTGLVPDVRLTARVVSNHASYADALIAIGGDLLLGETYLIEIHAPGPSQGTTCYCNCDQFQYIAIEYWTANYNAILANSTNGRYCIEAAGNGSMDLDWAGYGGAFNLGVRDSQAIIVGAGTSGSVHNPECWTNHGTRISAYGWGSGVYTTGYGYLFNQTDCQQDYTHDFGGTSSASPIVAGPAISLALIHNNMYGNYLAPSTLRTRLAINGTPQGPTDPWKEINVMPNMKGILAPDLRPYLYGDWVANIVPSDVTGTHTLPANLLPAPATTYFDWAWHNAGLYGAASPARAYLYQDDAYIIYAYNSTLNPNTTSSYSDYGVVMRGGLHYIKNQLDADNLVDESVETNNKQIIAYRWDPVALASNAPQSFSRGPKKNPEGYSFYASDGYGNGGGFPGWWDVTGVMPATGTDYDIYLFNVDPTPTNGWTTTVAASGSVSGTDFVGCNNNTTTDGDFTAVINYNDSAEGYTVEREGSVYLGSPPATQSLVGNYSLAAGEILDVWEINCTAGTPVWFNFVATGGTADLAVFIFGPSATYFSRGGATWTLNTGGAGASEMGIFTPTASGYHGIVVCKNLVYDLDEHVNYSFYWGPPAGDLVTVARAGWTAPVVARNSGGSVGVLPAVLNEGPSLGDAGVANIGMGTTPAGPNLAFHLDGPFVYSSGDFGALAPGYEGEISGRSIGTVKGGRHELGAIQDYLGEVAEQLPYGETNNTHYEQYAWSPFVPTNLTPFSRAAAPNWRNFNNPGNWDLPGFNQDGYRITTSYWTGFAAMPTIATEQLNVWSYNDALTGSTTAFLTTVESNFPGPGSISFTMFNGNVLGNGLQRNVGVCNNWAYPNVTPTTPYTVQVSPRLQDLQAGYIVNGTLATGAGGGQLLHTYDIYLTAGQSYQLNLFNRSTINLGAAIFQAGTSFKGLDDAVAVFNANGAGQHESGTYMATTTGWHGVAVYRSGYQDLGPAADYGIVAGNWRPAQPLIITFTPVDFSPGNATVYAEITPVTTDINGNPLVIDHYNLYYDDDPYMGSPGVLPTTATSWYLYYGNVGMLERGFLRVTAVDNNGVLVADSHPHLPLPDPMAIQQYPIDLLTPQPAGGSAPSE from the coding sequence ATGAACAAGCTGTTGATGACATCCCTCCTGGCGCTGGGCCTCATGGCCACCAGCGCCCTGGCCCTGCGCGACCTCTCCCTCACGCAGCAGGGCGAGCTGCCCCGCGACCAGTTCGTCGACCTGATCAACCCCGACCACTACCGTCTGGATCTGCTGGTCGTCCAGTTCGTGGAGGACACGCGCATCCGATTGCGCGACGAGCAGCTGGTCTCCCTCGAAGGCCGCAATCTCTCCGCGGTGGACGCCTTCCTCAAGGCGCATCCGGAGATCACCGTGGAGCGCCTCTTCCAGAGCATGGGAGAAGAGGAGCTGGACGCCTACGTGGCCCTGGGCGAGCAGCGCAGCGGCATCGACGTGGCCGACCTCAACAACTTCTACCTCTTCCGCGTGGACGGCCGCAACAGCGACGCCAAGGGCCTGCTGCTTGACCTGCTCAAAGTGGAACTGGTGCAGACCTGCTACTACGAGCCCATCGGCCAGCCGGCCGTCTGCGGCAGCGATCCGGCGCCCGTCACGCCCAACTGGACGGCCAGCCAGGACTACCGCGAGGAGGCCCCCGCCGGCGTGGACATCCAGTACGCCTGGGCCTTCGATCCCACCTACGGCAACGGGGTCAGCAGCTACTGGTTCCAGGACTTGGAGTGGGGCTGGTGCGAGGACCACGAGGACTTTGCCTCCACCTTCCTCATCCGCAACCCGCCCGACTCCGGGACTGCCGATTTCTACAACCACGGCACGGCGGTGATGGGGATCGTGGGCGCCTGCGACGACGGCAAGGGCATGACCGGCCTGGTGCCGGACGTGCGTCTCACTGCCCGCGTGGTGAGCAACCATGCCAGTTACGCCGACGCCCTCATCGCCATCGGCGGAGACCTGTTGCTGGGCGAGACCTACCTCATCGAGATCCACGCCCCGGGTCCCAGCCAGGGCACCACCTGCTATTGCAACTGCGACCAGTTCCAATACATCGCCATCGAGTACTGGACGGCCAACTACAACGCCATCCTGGCCAACAGCACCAACGGACGCTACTGCATCGAGGCCGCCGGCAACGGCAGCATGGACCTGGACTGGGCCGGCTACGGCGGCGCCTTCAACCTGGGTGTGCGCGACAGCCAGGCCATCATCGTGGGCGCCGGCACCTCGGGCAGCGTGCACAACCCGGAGTGCTGGACCAACCACGGCACGCGCATCAGCGCCTACGGCTGGGGTAGCGGCGTCTACACGACCGGCTACGGCTACCTCTTCAACCAGACGGACTGCCAGCAGGACTACACCCATGACTTCGGCGGCACCTCCAGCGCCAGCCCCATCGTGGCCGGACCCGCCATCAGTCTGGCCCTCATCCACAACAACATGTACGGCAACTATCTAGCCCCCAGCACGCTGCGCACACGTCTCGCCATCAACGGCACGCCCCAGGGACCGACCGATCCCTGGAAGGAGATCAACGTGATGCCCAACATGAAGGGCATCCTGGCGCCGGACCTGCGACCCTACCTTTATGGGGACTGGGTGGCCAACATCGTCCCCTCCGACGTGACGGGAACCCACACCCTGCCCGCCAACCTGCTTCCGGCGCCGGCGACCACCTATTTCGACTGGGCCTGGCACAACGCCGGATTGTACGGGGCGGCCTCGCCGGCCCGCGCCTACCTCTACCAGGATGACGCCTACATCATCTACGCCTACAACAGCACGCTCAACCCCAACACCACGAGCAGCTACAGCGATTATGGCGTGGTGATGCGGGGCGGACTGCACTACATCAAGAACCAACTGGATGCGGACAACTTGGTCGACGAAAGTGTGGAGACCAACAACAAGCAGATCATCGCCTACCGCTGGGATCCGGTCGCACTGGCGTCCAATGCGCCCCAGTCCTTCAGCCGCGGCCCCAAGAAGAATCCGGAGGGCTACAGCTTCTACGCCTCGGACGGCTATGGCAACGGCGGCGGCTTCCCGGGCTGGTGGGATGTCACGGGCGTGATGCCGGCCACGGGCACGGACTACGACATCTACCTGTTCAACGTGGACCCCACGCCCACTAACGGCTGGACCACCACCGTGGCGGCCAGCGGCTCCGTCTCCGGCACGGACTTCGTGGGATGCAACAACAACACCACGACGGACGGCGATTTCACGGCGGTCATCAACTACAACGACTCCGCCGAGGGCTACACGGTGGAGCGGGAGGGCTCCGTCTACCTGGGCAGCCCCCCCGCCACGCAGAGCTTGGTGGGCAACTACAGCCTGGCCGCCGGCGAGATCCTGGACGTGTGGGAGATCAACTGCACGGCGGGCACGCCGGTCTGGTTCAACTTCGTGGCCACGGGCGGCACGGCAGACCTCGCCGTCTTCATCTTCGGGCCGTCCGCCACCTACTTCTCCCGCGGCGGCGCCACCTGGACGCTCAACACGGGCGGCGCCGGCGCCAGCGAGATGGGCATCTTCACACCCACCGCGTCCGGCTACCATGGCATCGTGGTGTGCAAGAACCTGGTCTACGACCTGGACGAGCACGTCAACTACAGCTTCTATTGGGGACCGCCCGCCGGCGACTTGGTCACCGTGGCCCGCGCCGGCTGGACGGCGCCCGTGGTGGCGCGCAACAGCGGCGGCAGCGTGGGCGTGCTGCCCGCCGTGCTGAACGAGGGCCCCAGCCTGGGTGACGCCGGCGTGGCCAACATCGGGATGGGCACCACCCCCGCCGGTCCCAACCTGGCCTTCCACCTGGACGGACCTTTCGTCTACAGCAGCGGGGACTTCGGCGCCCTGGCGCCGGGCTACGAGGGCGAGATCAGCGGCCGCAGCATCGGCACGGTCAAGGGCGGACGCCACGAGCTGGGCGCCATCCAGGACTACTTGGGCGAAGTGGCCGAACAGCTTCCCTATGGCGAGACCAACAACACCCATTACGAGCAGTACGCCTGGTCGCCCTTCGTGCCGACCAACCTGACGCCATTCTCGCGTGCGGCAGCCCCCAACTGGCGAAACTTCAACAACCCCGGCAACTGGGACCTGCCCGGCTTCAACCAGGACGGTTATCGCATCACGACCAGCTACTGGACAGGCTTTGCCGCCATGCCCACCATCGCCACGGAGCAACTCAACGTCTGGTCCTACAACGACGCCCTCACGGGGTCGACCACGGCCTTCCTCACGACCGTCGAGTCCAACTTTCCCGGTCCGGGGAGCATCAGCTTCACCATGTTCAACGGCAACGTGCTGGGGAACGGCCTGCAGAGGAACGTGGGTGTTTGCAACAACTGGGCCTACCCCAACGTGACTCCCACCACGCCCTACACCGTGCAAGTGAGCCCGCGGCTGCAGGATCTGCAGGCGGGTTACATCGTGAACGGCACCCTGGCCACGGGCGCGGGGGGCGGACAGCTGCTGCACACCTATGACATCTACCTGACCGCCGGGCAGAGCTACCAGCTCAACCTCTTCAACCGGTCCACCATCAACCTGGGGGCGGCCATCTTCCAGGCCGGGACATCCTTCAAGGGCCTGGACGACGCGGTGGCCGTCTTCAACGCGAACGGCGCCGGCCAACATGAGTCCGGGACCTACATGGCGACGACCACAGGCTGGCACGGCGTGGCGGTCTACCGCAGCGGCTACCAGGACCTGGGACCCGCCGCCGACTACGGCATCGTGGCGGGCAACTGGCGCCCGGCCCAGCCGCTCATCATCACCTTCACGCCGGTGGATTTCAGCCCGGGCAACGCCACGGTCTACGCCGAGATCACGCCGGTGACGACGGACATCAACGGCAACCCGCTCGTCATCGACCACTACAACCTGTACTACGACGACGATCCCTACATGGGCTCGCCGGGAGTCCTGCCCACCACGGCCACCAGCTGGTACCTCTACTACGGCAACGTCGGGATGCTGGAGCGAGGCTTCCTGCGCGTCACGGCGGTGGATAACAACGGTGTGCTGGTGGCGGACAGCCATCCGCATCTGCCCTTGCCGGACCCCATGGCCATCCAGCAGTATCCCATCGACCTCCTCACGCCCCAACCGGCGGGAGGCAGTGCGCCCTCTGAATAG